Within the candidate division WOR-3 bacterium genome, the region GCTGGTGCTGGTGTCAAGGACCATTTTCATATCCACATTGTTCCTCGTTGGCAAGGTGATACCAACTTTATGCCCCTTTTATGTGAAACAAAAGTTATCTCCGAACATTTAAGAACCACTTATGAAAAACTCCTTCCTTATTTTCAAAAATGATTAAGGGCGTAGTTTTCGATTTAGATAATACCCTAATTGATTTTGTCAAAATGAAGGATTTGGCGATTGAGGAAGCGGTCAATTATATGATTGATGCCGGCCTCAATATGGATAAAGAAGAGGTAAAGAGAGAGATTTATAAAATCTACGAAGAGAAGGGAATTGAGTACCAAGAGGTTTTTCAAGATTTTCTTTTAAAGAAGTTTGGTAAAATTGATTATAAAATTTTGGCTGCGGGAATAGTTGGTTATCGTCGGGCAAAGGATTTTAGTTTAGTTCCTTATCCCCACACAGAATATACCCTTTTGGAATTAATCAAAAGGGGATTAAAATTGGCGGTTGTCTCCGATGCCCCAAAATTACAAGCCTATTTAAGATTGTGCTATTTAGGATTTTTAAACTATTTTGATTGTGTGGTTGCCTATGAAGATACTCAAAAGAAAAAACCTGATAAAGAACCTTTTCTTCTGGTATTAAAAATGTTAAATTTAAAACCGGAAGAGGTGATAATGGTTGGTGATTGGCACGAAAGGGATATTATCGGTGCCAAATTGGTTGGTATGAAAACCGCCTTTGCCCGTTATGGTGATACCTTTAATACCAAAGAAAGTGGTGCCGATTACGAGTTAAACGATATTATTGAGATTATCAAAATTGTTGATGAAATAAATAGGCAGACAAAATGATTTACGGAATTGGTATTGATATTGTTGATGTGAAAAGGGTCGAAAGGATGGTAAAAAATCGCAAGAGAGAAAGTTTAAAGAAAATCTTTTCGGAAGAAGAGATTAATTATTGTGAGAAGTTTCAAGAAAAGAAATATCTCCATTATGCTGGTCGTTTTGCCTTAAAAGAGAGTTTTATTAAGGCAGCGAAAAAAACCTTTCCTTTAAGAGATATTGAAATAAAAAATATCAAAAAGGCTCCGAAAATCTTTGGGAAAGGGAAAGTAAAAGAGTTTTTAAAAGATAAAGAGGTCTATTCTTCAATCTCTCATATTGAAGATTATGCTATTGCCTTTTGTTTAATATGCCAAAAAGATTTCCAAGTTTAACTATTATTAGCATTCTCTCTGCCCTTGCTCTTTGGTTTTTGGCCGTCTTAGAGAAAGAGCACAATTTAGCAATAAAAATAAAAATAAAGATTGAAAATATTCCTCCCAGCCTTTTTCTGCTAAAACAATCGGCAAAAGAAATAACCTGTGAACTAAGGGGTAAGGGGCGAGATTTTTTAAATAACCAAAAATATCTAAAAGAATATAAATTAGATTTCGAAGAGATTTTTAAAAAACCGATAGAAAGATTTCCTTACCGTTTCCGTTTATATATTGATTTAGAAAAATTGAAGAATATCAAGGATTTGCAACTCCTTTCTTATTATCCTAATTATTTGGAAATAGAAATTGACAAAATCACCGAAAAGGAGATAAGAATAAAACCGATTTTTAAAGAAGAGCGGGAAGATTACTTTTTAATAAATATTTCGGAAGAGAAAATAAAAGTTAAAGGACCAAAAAGCGAATTAGATTTTTTAAAAGAGATATCTACTGAATCACTAAATTTGAAGAAATTAAAAATTGCCTTTGATTCATCAAAAAATATTTATTATGCCGAAGGAAAGGTCTTCCTTATTAACCCTGCCAAAGAGTTTTTTTCTTTTGAAAAAGAAGAGGTCAATTTAAAATTTTATTTCGCGAAGATAATTGAAAAAGAGTTTAAAAATATTCCGGTAATCCTCATTACCAATTTGAAAACAAAGATTACTCCCAAAACTTGCCATATTCTGGTGAGCGGCCCGGAAAATATTTTAGATACCTTACAAAAGAAAGATATCAAAGTGATAATCAACGTTGCCAATCTAACCAAAGGAAAGTATAAAATACCTGCGGAAATCCTTTTGCCCAAACAGGTATCTTTTAAAAAATGTTTTCCGGAAAAGTTTGAAGTAGAGGTTTTTTAAATGTTGATATTAGGTATTGATACCAGTTGTGATGAAACAGCGGTAGCAATAATAAAAGATGGTCGAGAGATTTTAAGCAACATTATCGCTTCCCAAGTAATCCATTCCAAATATGGTGGTGTAATTCCCGAAGCTGCTGCCCGAGCACACATCCAAACTATCTTACCAATAACCGAGATTGCTTTAAAGGTAGCAAAGGTTTCATTAAAAGATATTAATCTCATTGGTGTTACCAATGGTCCTGGATTAATTGGTTCTTTACTTTGCGGTCTCTCTTTTGCCAAATCTCTTGCCTTCTCATTAAATATCCCTTTTTGTGCGGTGAACCATTTGGCTGGCCATATTTATTCTTTGATTTTGGAATACGAAAATCTACCGTTACCAATGATTGTTCTATTAATTTCTGGTGGCCATACGGAGTTATATATATTAAAAGAAAATTTGGAATATGAACTTTTGGGACAGACATTAGATGATGCCTGTGGTGAAGCCTTTGATAAAGTTGCCAAGATGTTAAAAAAACCTTATCCTGGTGGTCCTTATATTGAAAGATTAGCAAAAGAAGGTAAGAGAAATATTTCTTTTCCTGTTCCAGTTTTAAAAGGCTACAACTTCTCTTTTTCTGGATTAAAGACAGCAGTTTTATACTACTTAAAAGAAAACCCCAATTATAATGAAAATGATGTTGCCCACTCTTTTCAGGAAACAGTAATTGATTATCTTATATTGGCGATTAATAAGGCATCAGAAGAGTTCAATATCAAAAATATTGGTATTGTTGGTGGTGTAGCAGTAAACGAAAGATTAAAAGAAAGAGTAAATTTGGTAGCCAAAGATAAACACTATCAGATTTTCATTCCGAGAAAAGAACTCTGTTTAGATAACGGCGCAATGATTGCCTGTGCTGCCTATTACCAATATCAAAAAGAAGGACCTTCGGATTTTAATGTGGA harbors:
- a CDS encoding HAD-IA family hydrolase, with product MIKGVVFDLDNTLIDFVKMKDLAIEEAVNYMIDAGLNMDKEEVKREIYKIYEEKGIEYQEVFQDFLLKKFGKIDYKILAAGIVGYRRAKDFSLVPYPHTEYTLLELIKRGLKLAVVSDAPKLQAYLRLCYLGFLNYFDCVVAYEDTQKKKPDKEPFLLVLKMLNLKPEEVIMVGDWHERDIIGAKLVGMKTAFARYGDTFNTKESGADYELNDIIEIIKIVDEINRQTK
- the acpS gene encoding holo-ACP synthase, whose protein sequence is MIYGIGIDIVDVKRVERMVKNRKRESLKKIFSEEEINYCEKFQEKKYLHYAGRFALKESFIKAAKKTFPLRDIEIKNIKKAPKIFGKGKVKEFLKDKEVYSSISHIEDYAIAFCLICQKDFQV
- a CDS encoding CdaR family protein; the protein is MPKRFPSLTIISILSALALWFLAVLEKEHNLAIKIKIKIENIPPSLFLLKQSAKEITCELRGKGRDFLNNQKYLKEYKLDFEEIFKKPIERFPYRFRLYIDLEKLKNIKDLQLLSYYPNYLEIEIDKITEKEIRIKPIFKEEREDYFLINISEEKIKVKGPKSELDFLKEISTESLNLKKLKIAFDSSKNIYYAEGKVFLINPAKEFFSFEKEEVNLKFYFAKIIEKEFKNIPVILITNLKTKITPKTCHILVSGPENILDTLQKKDIKVIINVANLTKGKYKIPAEILLPKQVSFKKCFPEKFEVEVF
- the tsaD gene encoding tRNA (adenosine(37)-N6)-threonylcarbamoyltransferase complex transferase subunit TsaD, with translation MLILGIDTSCDETAVAIIKDGREILSNIIASQVIHSKYGGVIPEAAARAHIQTILPITEIALKVAKVSLKDINLIGVTNGPGLIGSLLCGLSFAKSLAFSLNIPFCAVNHLAGHIYSLILEYENLPLPMIVLLISGGHTELYILKENLEYELLGQTLDDACGEAFDKVAKMLKKPYPGGPYIERLAKEGKRNISFPVPVLKGYNFSFSGLKTAVLYYLKENPNYNENDVAHSFQETVIDYLILAINKASEEFNIKNIGIVGGVAVNERLKERVNLVAKDKHYQIFIPRKELCLDNGAMIACAAYYQYQKEGPSDFNVEVFAN